Proteins encoded together in one Scheffersomyces stipitis CBS 6054 chromosome 5, complete sequence window:
- a CDS encoding predicted protein (go_function carboxylic ester hydrolase activity~go_process lipid metabolism) translates to MFEELTPTEKVARHGAVSKYLILLVAWLGSGLFATVLCIGAVFYHLWHKITGEEKFNVPGEEEYKANGYVPRKAFANLENMKPSKDLRYYALELGLDLEEYSITTEDGYVLTLHHLIDPKETVLSRQTKKPILLQHGLLSCSGAYLTTGRNSLAYYLQEEGYDVWMGNNRSWFEPKHTYLEGNLLHNEEYWDWDIRELAYYDLPAIIENVLSHKPHHEKLVLVGHSQGCCQSFLLLKNGNLSAFHDKIEYFFPLAPAVFPGVSFHDRGFIRFIHNRGPLAYKLWFGCCSFMRTLSQVRFYLATTRFYGFMTYVMFKFLFGWTAKKWGKNKKVWHFCFIFNVTYVSAKLMNWWLSFYIEDGFSNQVRPRKDYKTGANYKFVENTQETEKEKASKTFFPFKQSWFDYSETTVPMVIFVGDEDYLVDGKRLVTHMRHYEPKYEEGRNLDIVEIEGYNHVDVVWAEDLIGIIGMVITKKLKSLGEITETSPDAEKTVRSESN, encoded by the coding sequence ATTGCTCGTAGCCTGGCTTGGTTCTGGACTATTCGCAACTGTATTATGCATAGGAGCCGTCTTTTACCATCTTTGGCACAAGATCACGGGAGAAGAGAAGTTCAATGTTcctggagaagaagagtataaAGCCAACGGTTATGTCCCACGGAAAGCATTTGCTAATTTGGAAAATATGAAGCCATCCAAGGACTTGCGTTACTATGCTCTTGAATTGGGTttggacttggaagaaTATTCTATTACTACAGAAGACGGGTACGTCCTTACATTGCACCATTTAATTGACCCAAAAGAGACGGTTTTGTCCCGTCAGACTAAGAAGCCTATATTGCTTCAGCATGGCTTGCTTTCTTGCTCTGGTGCCTATTTGACTACGGGACGCAATTCGTTGGCTTATTATTTACAGGAGGAAGGCTACGATGTGTGGATGGGTAATAATCGGTCGTGGTTCGAACCCAAGCATACGTATTTAGAAGGTAACTTACTACATAATGAGGAATACTGGGATTGGGATATTCGTGAATTGGCTTACTACGATTTGCCAGCTATAATTGAAAACGTCTTGTCGCATAAACCTCACCACGAAAAGTTGGTTTTAGTAGGACATCTGCAGGGCTGTTGCCAGTCGTTCTTGCTATTAAAGAACGGCAATTTGCTGGCATTTCACGACAAAATCGAGTACTTCTTCCCGTTGGCTCCTGCTGTTTTTCCAGGAGTGTCGTTCCACGATCGGGGGTTTATCCGGTTTATACATAACAGGGGTCCGTTAGCATATAAGTTGTGGTTTGGGTGTTGTTCGTTTATGCGTACATTGAGTCAAGTTCGTTTTTATCTTGCGACTACTAGATTCTACGGGTTTATGACGTATGTAatgttcaaattcttgttcGGGTGGACTGCAAAAAAATGGGGCAAAAACAAGAAGGTATGGCACTTTTGCTTTATCTTCAACGTAACTTATGTATCAGCTAAATTGATGAACTGGTGGTTGAGTTTCTATATCGAAGATGGATTTTCGAACCAGGTCAGACCCAGAAAAGATTACAAGACTGGAGCAAATTACAAGTTTGTTGAAAACACCCAGGAAacagaaaaggaaaaggcTTCCAAAACATTTTTCCCCTTTAAGCAGTCGTGGTTTGACTATTCTGAAACTACGGTGCCAATGGTGATATTTGTGGGAGACGAAGACTACCTCGTAGATGGAAAGAGGCTCGTAACCCACATGAGACACTATGAGCCCAAGTATGAAGAGGGTCGTAATTTGgatattgtagaaattgaaggCTACAACCATGTGGATGTGGTTTGGGCGGAGGATTTGATCGGAATCATAGGAATGGTTATCaccaagaaattgaagtcaTTGGGTGAGATAACGGAAACCAGTCCTGATGCCGAAAAGACCGTACGCTCTGAAAGTAATTAG
- the URH1 gene encoding uridine nucleosidase (uridine ribohydrolase) has translation MTVGEKIPIWLDCDPGNDDAFAILLALFDPRFELLGISTVHGNAPLSYTTHNALSLLDSLGVEPGTVKVYAGSETPLVNAPQSAPEIHGTTGIGGVEFPEVTKNKVATDVGYLEAMKQAILSHENELCLVCTGTLTNVSKLITECPAIIPKIRYVSIMGGAFNLGNVTPYAEFNFYADPHAAKHVLAELGPKIILSPLNITHKATATESIRNQMYDSEDPHRNSDIRNMFYSILMFFSHSYIKKYGITEGPPVHDPLALYCLLPFLQQDKDYKYKYLRRKVSVITEGEHSGESILLNGNSDSSVEEEDGVYIGQDIDVDQFWRTVLRAVNVADVTIKQEINGAQKVMV, from the coding sequence ATGACCGTCGGCGAGAAGATTCCCATCTGGCTCGACTGCGATCCAGGAAACGACGATGCATTTGCGATCTTATTAGCACTTTTTGACCCTCGGTTTGAACTCTTGGGAATATCTACTGTCCACGGGAACGCTCCTTTGTCGTATACAACTCACAACGCCTTGTCGTTATTGGACAGCTTGGGGGTCGAACCCGGAACAGTTAAGGTCTACGCCGGTTCCGAGACTCCTCTTGTCAATGCTCCTCAATCAGCTCCAGAAATCCACGGCACTACGGGTATTGGTGGGGTGGAATTTCCAGAAGTCACGAAAAACAAAGTTGCTACCGATGTCGGCTACTTGGAGGCGATGAAGCAAGCTATCTTGTCCCACGAGAACGAGCTCTGCTTGGTATGCACAGGCACTTTAACCAACGTCTCGAAACTCATCACGGAATGTCCTGCCATTATTCCGAAAATTCGCTACGTATCTATTATGGGTGGTGCCTTCAATTTGGGAAATGTCACTCCATATGCCgagttcaacttctatGCTGACCCACATGCTGCTAAGCATGTGCTTGCTGAGCTTGGCCCTAAAATCATCTTGTCGCCGCTCAATATCACCCATAAGGCTACAGCTACAGAATCAATTCGCAACCAAATGTACGACAGTGAAGACCCACATCGCAACTCTGACATCCGCAATATGTTCTACAGTATCCTCATGTTCTTCTCCCATTCGTATATAAAGAAATACGGCATAACTGAAGGTCCCCCAGTCCATGACCCTCTCGCATTGTACTGCCTTTTGCCATTCCTTCAGCAGGACAAAGATTACAAGTACAAATATTTGAGACGTAAAGTCTCTGTTATCACGGAAGGAGAGCACTCGGGAGAAAGCATTCTATTAAACGGTAACTCGGATCTgtctgtagaagaagaagatggcGTCTACATCGGTCAGGATATCGACGTAGACCAGTTTTGGCGTACTGTCCTCAGAGCGGTGAATGTGGCAGATGTAACCATAAAACAGGAAATAAATGGTGCTCAAAAAGTGATGGTTTAA
- a CDS encoding predicted protein, producing the protein MSTKNEIAQKIVALLKTLPKDRIKHYASFKDVQLERFQNKDLVAGISEKDLKLQYASLRDLVNDKYKNYYKLDDKLLVPKGNPNYYTRIMAEIRGEKKTSFLDAMKIVTFGK; encoded by the coding sequence ATGTCGACAAAAAACGAGATTGCGCAGAAAATCGTCGCTTTATTGAAGACTTTGCCAAAAGACAGAATTAAGCATTATGCTCTGTTCAaagatgttcaacttgaacgtTTCCAGAATAAGGATTTGGTAGCTGGAATCAGTGAAAAAGACTTAAAGTTGCAGTATGCTTCGCTTCGTGATTTGGTCAACgacaagtacaagaactACTACAAGTTGGACGATAAATTGTTGGTGCCAAAGGGTAACCCTAATTACTATACCAGAATAATGGCAGAGATCAGAGGGGAAAAGAAGACGTCTTTCTTGGATGCCATGAAGATTGTTACCTTTGGAAAGTAg
- the GPM2 gene encoding phosphoglycerate mutase (go_function catalytic activity~go_process metabolism), with the protein MSPAAKTHTPRIIFVRHGQTEWSKSGQHTSVTDLPLTDFGVKQMRNTGKHLIGSSPFQMIKPEDISHIFVSPRTRARHTAELLTEDVDDIQKARIPIIVDEDIREWEYGDYEGLLTKQIIDLRKKKGLDQDVDRWIIWRDGCENGETHVEVKSRLDRFISKIKEIHAEALRTNSKSDIIVVAHGHILRCFAARWVEREINIDPSFMLDAGGVGVLSYQHHNVNEPALFLAGAFVCPVEEEGADL; encoded by the coding sequence atgtcTCCAGCCGCCAAAACTCATACTCCCAGAATCATTTTTGTCCGTCATGGCCAGACTGAATGGTCCAAATCGGGGCAGCACACTTCTGTGACCGATTTACCCTTAACAGACTTCGGTGTAAAACAGATGAGAAACACCGGAAAGCACTTGATTGGATCTTCTCCTTTCCAGATGATTAAGCCCGAGGATATTTCACATATCTTTGTTTCACCTAGAACGAGAGCCAGACATACTGCTGAACTATTGACCGAAGATGTGGACGACATTCAAAAGGCTAGAATCCccattattgttgatgaagacattCGTGAATGGGAATATGGAGATTATGAAGGCTTGCTCACCAAACAGATTATCGATCTCCGTAAGAAGAAGGGTCTTGACCAGGATGTAGATAGATGGATTATCTGGAGAgatggctgcgaaaacgGAGAAACCCATGTTGAAGTCAAATCCCGTTTGGACAGATTCATCAGTAAAATCAAGGAAATACACGCCGAGGCCTTGAGAACCAATTCCAAGTCTGACATCATTGTTGTAGCCCACGGCCACATCTTGAGGTGTTTTGCAGCCAGATGGGTAGAGAGAGAAATCAACATAGATCCATCCTTCATGCTTGATGCTGGTGGAGTAGGTGTGTTGAGTTACCAACACCACAATGTGAATGAACCAGCTCTCTTTTTGGCTGGTGCCTTTGTCTGtccagttgaagaagaaggtgcCGACTTGTAG
- a CDS encoding predicted protein (go_component membrane): MGFFAAVRRSRPLQLFCLLVVLLVTYWLLPSPASDSYTPEQLNSILQNKDESVVSLKKTELKAQSLIRPFLDDSTFRLKNWDTAGNTLVKSKDYIRLTSERPRQVGNMFAKMPIQADSFEMELTFHIHAKNSHGLIGDGLAVWFIDRKSEIGDVFGAKNFFNGLSIMIDTYKNGKRGNFPYVNLMLGDGQKKYNKGTDGYDTRLAGCNAAKNIVNPDSKETKMRIVYVKNGYLSIDFNYNGRHEEWVNCVTLTDVKLPPVKYLGLTAETGQLSENVDIIENRIFALYKPDGTFVESIDELQKLIEDQSELEEEVKEVEQEVDERKTKNRQRSRLFKKRTPEQKRKSLKRLENAAKRIKERERKLRLEKYGDEDATFPRRVLGYTITAIKFLIYIIIAILLVWFAFIVYRVHKQRRRSKVTGLLD; this comes from the coding sequence ATGGGCTTCTTTGCTGCTGTACGAAGATCTCGTCCGCTTCAGCTCTTCTGCTTGCTAgtggttcttcttgtcaCCTACTGGCTACTTCCTTCCCCGGCTTCTGATTCGTACACTCCAGAACAGTTGAACTCAATTCTCCAGAACAAGGATGAAAGTGTGGTATCCCTTAAGAAAACAGAGCTCAAGGCTCAGAGTTTGATTCGCCCCTTTCTTGACGACTCTACATTCAGACTTAAAAACTGGGACACCGCTGGTAACACTTTGGTGAAGAGCAAGGACTATATTAGATTGACGTCAGAGAGACCTCGTCAAGTCGGAAACATGTTCGCTAAGATGCCCATTCAGGCCGATTCTTTCGAAATGGAATTGACCTTCCATATACATGCAAAGAATCTGCATGGCCTCATTGGCGATGGGCTTGCTGTTTGGTTCATTGACAGAAAGTCGGAAATCGGAGACGTCTTTGGTGCgaaaaacttcttcaacggTTTGAGTATAATGATCGATACCTACAAGAACGGAAAGAGGGGAAACTTTCCCTATgtcaacttgatgttggGGGACGGTCAGAAAAAGTATAATAAGGGAACCGACGGTTATGATACTAGACTTGCCGGTTGTAATGCTGCCAAAAACATCGTCAATCCCGACTCAAAGGAAACCAAGATGAGAATTGTATATGTCAAGAATGGCTACTTGTCCATCGATTTCAACTACAATGGTCGTCATGAAGAATGGGTCAATTGTGTTACTCTCACCGATGTCAAGTTGCCTCCGGTGAAGTACTTGGGCCTTACAGCTGAAACTGGGCAATTGTCCGAAAATGTCGATATCATTGAGAACAGGATCTTTGCCTTATACAAACCAGATGGAACCTTTGTGGAATCGATTGACGAGttgcagaagttgattgaagaCCAGAGCGAACTCGAGGAGGAAGTCAAAGAAGTCGAACAGGAAGTTGACGAACGTAAGACGAAGAACCGTCAAAGATCTCGTttattcaagaagagaaccCCTGAGCAAAAGCGTAAATCTTTGAAACGTTTAGAAAATGCGGCAAAAAGAATCAAGGAAAGGGAAAGAAAACTTCGATTGGAAAAGTACGGCGATGAAGACGCTACTTTCCCTAGAAGAGTGCTTGGTTATACTATCACTGCCATCAAGTTCCTCATTTACATTATAATCGCCATTTTATTGGTGTGGTTTGCTTTTATTGTTTACAGAGTGCACAagcagagaagaagatcaaaagTTACTGGATTATTAGACTGA